One genomic window of Nicotiana sylvestris chromosome 10, ASM39365v2, whole genome shotgun sequence includes the following:
- the LOC104232880 gene encoding uncharacterized protein, protein MIIRPEGNEFIPNNEVTKIITDILASLYLTPYPTWSDFPESLVEQMFNQFKTKCSWEDQYNREICKNWEYKCRKRLSDSFSTARRVKKKPSWVLPHIWVDLEKYWTTNKFKKQSEQGKKARTSEKGGSLHCLGLRSMGDTRRHLT, encoded by the exons ATGATCATCAGGCCTGAGGGCAATGA GTTTATTCCTAATAATGAGGTTACAAAGATAATCACTGATATACTTGCCTCGTTGTATTTAACACCCTATCCGACTTGGAGTGACTTTCCTGAGAGTCTCGTGGAACAGATGTTCAACCAATTTAAG ACTAAGTGTTCCTGGGAGGACCAGTATAATCGTGAAATTTGTAAAAATTGGGAGTACAAATGTCGTAAGAGACTCTCTGATTCCTTCAGCACCGCTCGAAGGGTTAAAAAGAAGCCTTCATGGGTTCTACCGCATATATGGGTGGATCTGGAGAAGTATTGGACCACCAACAAATTCAAGAAGCAAAGTGAACAGGGAAAGAAGGCTCGAACATCTGAGAAGGGTGGCTCCTTGCACTGTCTGGGTTTAAGGAGCATGGGAGATACGAGAAGACATCTG ACTTGA